A stretch of Desulfurivibrio alkaliphilus AHT 2 DNA encodes these proteins:
- the pepN gene encoding aminopeptidase N, with translation MSADSELPRPVLLAEYRPPFFLLDEVNLQVELFADHALVRSSLCLRRNPAVDDAEMLVLDGEELELLELRLDGQALPPERYRLEGVGNRGRLVIPTPPVQCTLETVSRIYPAANTALEGLYRSGSMFCTQCEPEGFRRITWYPDRPDVLAPFTVTISADRQTCPVLLAGGNPVGRGELPEGRHWASFKDPFPKPSYLFALVAGDLVGVHDRFTTASGRQVALAIYVEAHNRDKCDHAMAALKKAMRWDEETFGLEYDLDHYLIVAVDDFTMGAMENKGLNIFNARYVLARPESATDDDFENIEAVIAHEYFHNWTGNRVTCRDWFQLSLKEGLTVFRDQLFSQQLHSAGVKRINDVRLLREQQFVEDAGPLAHPVRPESYLEINNFYTLTVYEKGAELVRMLHTLLGPAGFRAGLRLYLSRHDGSAATIEDFLAAMAEAGGRELGAFARWYARAGTPRLQITDDYDPAAGCYRLRVVQEMPVPATTGGECCDNAQGVAEAPPASEGRPEQPRPVAEGRENLPLLLPLAVGLLSPAGEEVAAELLESTEWEQVFEFTGLHARPVPSLLRGFSAPVRLTYDYRDEQLGLLLAHDTDPFCRWEAGQRLSGSLILELAGRWQAREYLQLPGGFVDTYRQLLARLPGLEDKSFAALLVALPTEEYLAEQMALIDVEALHTAREFVRRELAVALRPRWEEIYRSFPVATEGEGTYDPRLAGGRRLRNQALFFLLALADDRELIALARQQFFQAGNMTDSLAALRGLVHAAAVSEQPHRIFGRSARLTYLGYAAPVCLPEPAARLNAYGPLERQFSTPDERLPAARAVAAEALEEFAARWGHDPLVLDKWFTVQATAPSPDTLERVEALMAHPAFRLSNPNRVRALIGAFAAANPVAFHRADGAGYRFLAAQIMALDSVNPQVAARLAARFSRWRRFAGPRRELMRAELEKIATAPKLSRDVYEMVSKSLGSQA, from the coding sequence TTGTCCGCCGACAGCGAACTTCCCCGGCCGGTACTGCTTGCCGAGTACCGGCCGCCGTTTTTTTTGCTTGATGAGGTCAACCTGCAGGTTGAGCTTTTTGCCGATCATGCCCTGGTCCGTTCCTCTCTTTGCTTGCGCCGTAATCCGGCGGTTGACGATGCGGAAATGCTGGTGCTGGATGGCGAAGAGCTGGAGCTGCTGGAGTTGCGACTGGACGGCCAAGCGTTGCCGCCGGAGCGTTACCGGCTGGAAGGGGTCGGCAACCGGGGCCGGCTGGTGATCCCGACCCCCCCGGTGCAGTGCACCCTGGAGACGGTGAGCCGCATCTATCCTGCCGCCAATACGGCGCTTGAAGGTTTATATCGCTCCGGTTCGATGTTCTGCACCCAGTGCGAACCGGAAGGTTTCCGTCGGATCACCTGGTACCCGGATCGGCCCGATGTCCTGGCGCCCTTTACGGTGACCATCAGCGCCGACCGCCAAACCTGCCCGGTTTTGCTGGCCGGGGGGAATCCCGTCGGCCGCGGCGAACTGCCGGAGGGGCGCCACTGGGCCTCCTTCAAAGACCCCTTTCCCAAGCCCTCCTATCTCTTCGCCCTGGTGGCCGGTGATCTGGTGGGGGTTCACGACCGCTTCACCACCGCTTCGGGGCGGCAGGTGGCCCTGGCCATTTACGTGGAGGCCCACAATCGGGATAAGTGCGACCATGCCATGGCGGCGCTGAAAAAGGCCATGCGCTGGGATGAGGAGACCTTCGGCCTGGAGTACGATCTTGATCATTACCTGATCGTGGCGGTGGATGATTTCACCATGGGGGCCATGGAGAACAAGGGGCTCAATATCTTTAACGCCCGCTATGTACTGGCCCGCCCGGAAAGCGCCACCGATGATGATTTTGAAAACATCGAAGCGGTGATCGCCCATGAATATTTTCACAACTGGACCGGCAACCGGGTAACCTGCCGGGACTGGTTTCAGTTGAGCCTCAAGGAAGGCTTGACCGTCTTCCGGGATCAGCTCTTCAGCCAGCAGCTGCATTCCGCGGGGGTAAAAAGAATCAACGACGTGCGGCTGCTGCGCGAACAGCAGTTCGTCGAGGATGCCGGCCCCCTGGCCCATCCGGTAAGGCCGGAGTCTTACCTGGAAATCAACAATTTCTATACCCTGACCGTCTACGAAAAGGGCGCCGAGCTGGTGCGGATGCTCCACACCTTGTTGGGGCCGGCCGGCTTCCGGGCCGGGTTGCGGCTTTACCTCAGCCGCCATGATGGTTCAGCGGCGACCATCGAGGATTTTCTGGCCGCCATGGCCGAGGCCGGGGGGCGTGAGCTGGGCGCTTTTGCCCGCTGGTATGCCCGGGCCGGGACCCCGCGGTTGCAGATTACCGACGACTATGATCCCGCCGCAGGCTGTTACCGGCTGCGGGTGGTCCAGGAAATGCCGGTGCCGGCAACCACCGGCGGCGAATGCTGCGATAATGCTCAGGGGGTGGCTGAGGCGCCCCCTGCCTCGGAGGGCCGGCCGGAACAGCCTCGGCCGGTTGCGGAGGGGCGCGAAAATTTACCGCTGCTGCTGCCCCTGGCGGTGGGCCTGTTGAGCCCGGCGGGCGAGGAAGTGGCCGCAGAGTTGCTGGAATCGACCGAGTGGGAGCAGGTTTTTGAATTTACCGGGCTCCATGCCCGCCCGGTTCCTTCGCTGTTGCGCGGGTTTTCAGCCCCAGTGCGGTTGACGTATGACTACCGCGACGAGCAACTGGGGCTGTTGCTGGCCCACGACACCGACCCTTTTTGCCGCTGGGAAGCCGGCCAGCGTTTAAGCGGCAGCCTGATTTTGGAGCTGGCCGGTCGTTGGCAAGCCCGGGAATATTTGCAACTGCCCGGAGGCTTTGTCGACACCTACCGGCAATTGCTGGCCCGGCTGCCTGGCCTGGAAGACAAGTCGTTTGCCGCCCTGCTGGTGGCCCTGCCCACCGAGGAGTACCTGGCCGAGCAGATGGCCCTTATCGATGTTGAGGCGCTCCACACCGCCCGAGAGTTTGTGCGCCGGGAACTGGCAGTGGCTCTGCGGCCGCGCTGGGAAGAAATTTATCGGAGCTTTCCCGTTGCCACCGAAGGGGAGGGCACCTATGATCCCCGTTTGGCCGGGGGGCGGCGTTTGCGCAATCAGGCCCTTTTCTTTTTGCTGGCCCTGGCCGATGATCGGGAGCTTATCGCCCTGGCCAGGCAGCAGTTTTTTCAGGCCGGCAATATGACTGACAGCCTGGCCGCCTTGCGGGGGCTGGTGCATGCCGCCGCCGTAAGCGAACAGCCGCACCGCATCTTCGGGCGATCAGCCAGGCTTACGTACCTGGGGTACGCTGCGCCTGTCTGCTTGCCCGAACCTGCGGCACGGCTGAACGCTTACGGCCCGTTAGAGCGGCAGTTTAGTACCCCTGATGAACGGTTACCCGCGGCCCGGGCGGTGGCGGCAGAGGCGCTGGAGGAATTTGCCGCCCGCTGGGGCCATGACCCGCTGGTGCTGGATAAGTGGTTCACCGTCCAGGCCACCGCTCCCTCCCCGGACACTTTGGAGAGGGTAGAGGCGTTAATGGCCCACCCGGCCTTTCGGCTGAGTAACCCCAACCGGGTGCGGGCCCTGATCGGGGCCTTTGCCGCCGCTAATCCGGTGGCTTTTCACCGGGCCGACGGCGCCGGTTACCGTTTCCTGGCCGCCCAAATCATGGCCCTGGACTCCGTCAATCCCCAGGTGGCCGCCCGGCTGGCGGCCCGTTTCAGCCGCTGGCGGCGCTTTGCGGGACCACGCCGGGAGTTGATGCGGGCGGAACTGGAAAAAATCGCCACGGCGCCCAAGCTCTCCCGCGATGTTTATGAAATGGTGAGCAAAAGCCTGGGCAGCCAGGCTTAG
- the epmA gene encoding EF-P lysine aminoacylase EpmA, with translation MSDLWGRARVVRAVRRFFEQRDFLEVETPLMIPAPAPEPHLLPQPAGRWFLQTSPELCMKRLLARGHAKIFQICKCFRRQERGRRHVPEFTMLEWYRAGADYLALMDDCEQLLTAVAAELALPGENGHQVSLVLPWERLTVAEAFCRYAAMEVDEALRRDLFDQLLVEKIEPHLGVGRPTFLYDYPLELAALARPKPGQPEVAERFELYLGGVELANGFSELIDPVEQRRRFEADRRLIRAAGRRPPPMPEPFLAELDAMPQAAGIALGLDRLVMIMLGKENIDQVLAFPPETL, from the coding sequence ATGTCCGATCTTTGGGGCCGGGCCCGGGTTGTCCGGGCGGTGCGCCGCTTTTTTGAGCAGCGGGATTTTCTCGAAGTGGAAACGCCGCTGATGATCCCGGCCCCGGCCCCGGAACCTCATCTGCTGCCCCAACCCGCCGGCCGCTGGTTTCTTCAGACCTCGCCGGAGCTTTGCATGAAGCGGTTGCTGGCCCGGGGGCATGCCAAAATTTTCCAGATCTGCAAATGCTTTCGCCGGCAGGAGCGGGGGCGGCGCCATGTCCCCGAATTCACCATGCTGGAGTGGTACCGGGCCGGGGCCGATTATCTTGCTCTGATGGATGACTGTGAACAACTGCTGACCGCAGTGGCCGCAGAACTGGCGCTGCCGGGAGAAAACGGCCACCAGGTATCGCTGGTCCTGCCCTGGGAGAGGCTTACGGTGGCTGAGGCCTTCTGCCGTTACGCTGCAATGGAAGTTGACGAGGCCCTGCGGCGTGATCTTTTTGATCAGTTGCTGGTGGAAAAAATCGAGCCGCACCTGGGGGTGGGGCGGCCCACCTTCCTCTACGATTATCCGCTGGAACTGGCCGCCCTGGCCCGGCCCAAGCCGGGGCAGCCGGAGGTGGCCGAACGTTTTGAACTCTACCTTGGCGGGGTGGAATTGGCCAACGGCTTTTCCGAGTTGATCGACCCGGTGGAACAGCGGCGCCGCTTTGAGGCTGATCGCCGCCTGATCCGGGCCGCCGGCCGTCGGCCGCCGCCCATGCCCGAACCTTTCCTGGCCGAGCTTGACGCCATGCCGCAAGCCGCCGGTATTGCCTTGGGCCTTGATCGTCTGGTAATGATTATGCTGGGCAAGGAGAACATTGACCAGGTGCTGGCTTTTCCCCCGGAAACCCTTTAA
- the efp gene encoding elongation factor P, whose translation MYTTSDLRKGLKIQLDGEPYIITDFEFSKPGKGQALYRCRLRNMITGNAFDRTYRSNDKFEPAALEERTMQFLYAQGDEYNFMDNKTFEQIVITKDLLGDDINFLIDNMEVDILLFKERAIGVTLPNFVNLTVTKADPWVKGDTSGSDSKPVTVETGYVLQVPPFINEGEKIQIDTRTGQYVTRVKE comes from the coding sequence ATGTACACCACTTCCGACCTGCGCAAGGGGCTTAAAATTCAGCTCGACGGCGAGCCCTATATCATCACCGATTTCGAATTTTCCAAGCCCGGCAAGGGCCAGGCCCTTTACCGCTGCCGTTTGCGCAACATGATTACCGGTAACGCCTTCGATCGTACTTATCGCTCCAACGACAAGTTTGAACCGGCGGCCCTGGAAGAACGGACCATGCAGTTTCTTTACGCCCAGGGCGACGAGTACAATTTCATGGATAATAAAACCTTCGAGCAGATCGTGATCACCAAAGATCTGCTGGGCGATGACATCAATTTCCTGATCGACAACATGGAGGTTGATATCCTGCTGTTCAAGGAGCGGGCCATCGGGGTGACCCTGCCCAACTTTGTCAACCTCACGGTGACCAAGGCCGACCCCTGGGTCAAGGGTGATACCAGCGGCAGTGATTCCAAGCCGGTGACGGTGGAAACCGGCTACGTGCTGCAGGTGCCGCCTTTCATCAACGAAGGTGAGAAGATCCAGATCGATACCCGCACCGGCCAGTACGTCACCCGGGTCAAGGAATAA